From one Populus alba chromosome 17, ASM523922v2, whole genome shotgun sequence genomic stretch:
- the LOC118058261 gene encoding inactive LRR receptor-like serine/threonine-protein kinase BIR2: MKVSFKICALNIIIVTLVAFSVINVLGEDDVRCLQGVKNSLDNPEGELTTWNFASSSVGFICNFVGVSCWNDRENRIINLQLRDMKLSRQVLESLRYCQSLQNLDLSSNSLSGTIPAQICTWVPYLVTLDLSNNDLSGPIPPDLANCTYLNKLILSNNRLSGSIPFEFSGLGRLKQFSVENNDLAGTFPSFFTNLDSASFDGNKGLCGKPLSKCGGLSKKTLAIIIDAGVFGAAFSLLLGFGVWWWYHLRCSERKRKGGYGFGRGDDTSWAQRLRSHKLVQVSLFQKPLAKVKLADLIAATNNFSPDNIIISTRTGTTYKAVLPDGSALALKRLTTCKLGEKQFRSEMNRLGQMRHPNLAPLLGFCVVEEEKLLVYKHMSYGTLHSLLHGSGNALDWSTRFRIGLGAARGLAWLHHGCQPPFLHQNMCSNVILVDEDYDARIMDFGLAKMTCSDSNESSYVNGDLGEFGYVAPEYSSTMVASLKGDVYGFGVVLLELVTGQKPLDISNAEEGFKGSLVDWVNHLSSSGRSKDAVDKAICGKGHEEEIYQFLKIACNCVIARPKDRWSMCKAYQSLKTIASEHHVLSELDDEFPLIFGKQDYD, from the coding sequence ATGAAGGTTTCATTCAAGATTTGTGCTTTAAATATCATCATTGTTACTCTGGTTGCATTTAGTGTCATTAATGTTCTTGGTGAAGATGACGTGAGGTGCCTGCAAGGTGTAAAGAACTCTCTTGATAACCCAGAAGGGGAGCTGACCACATGGAACTTTGCAAGCTCATCAGTTGGATTCATCTGCAATTTTGTCGGGGTTTCATGTTGGAATGATCGAGAGAACAGGATAATCAACCTCCAATTACGTGACATGAAGCTGTCAAGACAAGTTCTTGAATCATTACGGTATTGTCAAAGCCTGCAAAACTTGGATCTTTCATCTAATTCTCTCTCTGGTACGATTCCTGCTCAAATATGTACCTGGGTGCCTTACTTAGTCACTCTTGATCTCTCAAACAATGATCTTTCTGGCCCTATACCGCCTGATCTTGCAAACTGTACTTATTTGAATAAGTTGATACTATCTAACAACCGTCTCTCTGGATCTATTCCTTTTGAATTTTCTGGTTTGGGTAGGCTCAAGCAGTTTTCTGTGGAAAATAATGATCTTGCTGGTACATTTCCTTCCTTCTTTACAAATCTTGATTCCGCGAGTTTTGATGGGAATAAGGGACTGTGTGGGAAGCCTTTATCAAAGTGCGGTGGGTTAAGCAAGAAGACTCTTGCCATTATAATTGACGCCGGGGTTTTCGGTGCCGCCTTTTCTTTGTTGTTAGGATTTGGGGTGTGGTGGTGGTATCATTTGAGGTGTTCTGAGAGGAAGAGAAAGGGAGGGTATGGCTTTGGAAGAGGTGATGATACTAGTTGGGCACAGAGATTGAGGTCTCACAAGCTTGTTCAAGTTTCTTTGTTTCAAAAGCCTCTAGCGAAGGTTAAATTGGCTGATTTAATAGCTGCCACAAACAATTTTAGTCCAGACAATATCATCATTTCAACTAGGACGGGCACTACTTACAAGGCTGTTCTTCCTGATGGATCAGCTCTTGCACTCAAGCGTCTTACTACTTGTAAGCTCGGTGAGAAGCAGTTTCGTTCAGAGATGAATCGATTAGGGCAGATGAGGCATCCAAATCTGGCTCCCCTTTTGGGGTTTTGTGTCGTGGAGGAGGAGAAGCTTTTGGTTTATAAGCACATGTCGTATGGGACTTTGCATTCTTTGCTCCACGGGTCCGGTAATGCACTGGATTGGTCAACAAGATTCAGGATTGGTTTGGGTGCTGCTAGGGGTCTAGCTTGGCTTCATCATGGGTGCCAGCCTCCATTCCTGCATCAGAACATGTGCTCCAATGTGATTCTTGTTGATGAAGATTATGATGCTCGGATTATGGACTTTGGATTGGCAAAGATGACTTGCTCAGACTCTAATGAGAGCAGTTATGTTAATGGTGATTTAGGAGAATTCGGTTATGTGGCACCAGAGTACTCAAGCACTATGGTTGCTTCCCTCAAAGGAGACGTGTACGGATTTGGGGTGGTGCTTTTGGAGCTGGTGACAGGGCAAAAACCTCTCGACATCAGCAATGCTGAAGAAGGATTCAAGGGGAGCTTGGTGGATTGGGTAAATCACCTCTCAAGTTCTGGTAGAAGCAAAGACGCAGTTGACAAGGCTATCTGTGGCAAGGGACACGAAGAGGAAATTTACCAGTTCCTAAAAATTGCTTGTAATTGTGTCATTGCTCGGCCCAAGGACAGATGGTCTATGTGCAAGGCCTACCAATCCTTAAAGACGATTGCCAGTGAGCATCATGTTTTGTCAGAGCTAGATGATgaatttccattgatttttggCAAACAAGATTATGATTAA
- the LOC118058256 gene encoding uncharacterized protein, producing the protein MGGCASRPDSCVCLSSSNKKKNGKQRRRRRRIISRRASSLKADKLNVPGQPDRSYSNPAFQGSMDGAWSDAISVLESEFDDEFYSVYDDVVSVNEPEDASVSSPRDSNIMQSKANGSRSNDQVTPVYADEVSNVSVGGQEENNHSGILPNNCLPFLASTVASIDKKRPLSPGTPSSKRKPSLKLSFKRREGNVVTNPTLVSPKAFVRRPIAGSSIPYCPTDKKMTDCWSPIEPSTFKVRGKNYFRDKKKDCAPNCAAFYPFGADIFLSPRKIHHIARFVELPHVNTSDEVPGVLVVNVQIPLYPATIFQSENDGEGMNLVMYFKLSESYSKELPPHFQENISRLINDEVERVRGFPLDTIAPFRERLKILSRLENLEDLQLSATEKKLMSAYNEKPVLSRPQHEFYLGENYLEIDLDMHRFSYISRKGLETLQDRLKLCVLDFGLTIQGHKPEDLPEHLLCCICLNKVDHTKYRQLGC; encoded by the exons atgGGAGGGTGTGCATCAAGGCCAGAtagctgtgtttgtttatcatcatcaaataagaagaaaaacgggaagcaaagaagaagaagaagaagaataatctCAAGGCGTGCTTCTTCTCTTAAGGCTGACAAACTCAATGTTCCCGGTCAACCAGATCGCTCTTACTCTAATCCTgcttttcaag GAAGCATGGATGGTGCCTGGTCTGATGCTATTTCTGTGCTTGAATCtgaatttgatgatgaattttaTAGTGTCTATGATG ATGTTGTATCTGTTAACGAACCAGAGGATGCGTCTGTTTCATCGCCGAGAGATTCAAATATTATGCAATCTAAAGCCAATGGTTCCCGGAGTAATGATCAAGTGACTCCTGTATATGCGGATGAAGTTTCTAATGTGAGCGTTGGAGGTCAAGAGGAGAACAATCACAGTGGGATTCTTCCAAATAATTGCTTGCCTTTCCTTGCTTCAACTGTCGCTTCCATTGACAAGAAAAGACCATTGAGTCCAGGCACACCGAGTTCCAAGAGAAAGCCTTCTCTTAAACTTTCTTTCAAACGGAGAGAAGGGAATGTTGTTACTAATCCGACCCTAG TTTCACCCAAGGCATTTGTGCGAAGACCTATTGCTGGTTCCTCAATCCCATACTGCCCCACAGATAAGAAGATGACTGATTGTTGGTCACCCATTGAGCCAAGTACTTTCAAAGTTCGGGGAAAGAACTATTTTAG GGATAAGAAGAAAGATTGTGCTCCAAACTGTGCTGCATTTTATCCTTTTGGTGCTGACATTTTTCTATCTCCAAGGAAAATTCATCACATTGCTAGATTTGTGGAACTTCCTCATGTCAACACATCTGATGAAGTTCCTGGTGTTCTTGTCGTAAATGTTCAG ATACCTCTGTATCCTGCCACAATATTTCAAAGTGAAAATGATGGAGAAGGAATGAACTTGGTCATGTATTTTAAACTGTCTGAAAGTTACTCAAAAGAGCTCCCCCCTCATTTTCAAGAGAATATCAGT AGGTTGATTAATGATGAAGTGGAGAGGGTTAGAGGGTTCCCTCTAGATACCATTGCACCATTTAgggaaagattaaaaatattgagCCGACTAGAAAATCTAGAAGATCTTCAATTAAGCGCTACTGAAAAGAAGCTTATGAGTGCCTACAATGAGAAACCTGTGCTCTCACGTCCTCAACATGAATTCTATTTG GGAGAAAACTACTTGGAGATTGATCTGGATATGCATAGATTTAGCTACATCTCTAGAAAAGGTCTTGAAACCTTACAAGACAGGCTGAAGCTTTGTGTCTTGGATTTTGGCCTGACAATTCAG GGCCACAAGCCAGAAGACTTGCCAGAACATTTGTTATGTTGCATATGTCTGAATAAAGTGGACCACACCAAGTACCGTCAACTGGGGTGTTGA
- the LOC118058257 gene encoding transcription factor MYB35 isoform X2, which yields MGRPPCCDKSNVKRGLWTPEEDAKILAYVSNHGIGNWTSVPKKAGLNRCGKSCRLRWTNYLRPDLKHERFAPEEEELIIKLHKAIGSRWSLIAKKLPGRTDNDVKNYWNTKLRKMLQKMGIDPVTHKPFSQIFSDFGNISGISNTGNLNKSLNSSLMSKPGHQFSSAILTTTEPSCFKKTMEEQVQEYNPTVTHPTSWDFLAQFPVHDTKQSPLFFNEAPLITPTCTFTWSEFLLSDPVFSAEFQHQQEQYDFDEMLSPTNSSTMAMAHNDLSSCNITSTGSDDDWYLNRSVGRSTYGHGTVNNGLEENNNAADHAAYYSSSASSFVDSILDKDRELHSQFPPLLDPSFDYY from the exons ATGGGGAGACCTCCCTGCTGTGATAAATCCAACGTGAAGAGGGGCCTTTGGACGCCCGAGGAAGATGCCAAGATACTTGCTTATGTTTCCAACCATGGCATTGGCAACTGGACTTCAGTCCCCAAGAAAGCTG GACTGAACAGATGCGGGAAGAGCTGCAGGCTAAGATGGACTAATTACCTGAGGCCTGACCTTAAACATGAGAGGTTCGCTCCCGAGGAGGAGGAGCTTATTATTAAGCTGCATAAAGCGATAGGTAGCAG GTGGTCTCTGATTGCAAAGAAACTGCCTGGAAGAACAGACAATGATGTGAAGAACTATTGGAACACTAAGCTCAGGAAGATGCTTCAGAAGATGGGGATTGATCCTGTGACTCACAAACCTTTTTCACAGATTTTCTCTGACTTTGGAAACATCAGTGGCATTTCAAACACTGGAAACCTCAATAAATCCTTAAACTCCAGTTTGATGTCCAAACCTGGTCATCAATTCTCCTCTGCCATCTTAACCACTACCGAGCCTTCATGTTTCAAGAAAACCATGGAAGAGCAAGTACAGGAATACAATCCTACCGTTACTCACCCCACTTCTTGGGACTTTCTGGCTCAGTTTCCAGTCCATGACACCAAACAGTCACCACTTTTCTTCAATGAG GCTCCATTGATCACACCCACTTGTACCTTTACGTGGAGTGAATTTCTCCTCAGCGATCCTGTTTTCTCCGCTGAATTTCAGCATCAACAAGAGCAATATGACTTCGATGAGATGTTGTCACCAACCAACTCTTCAACCATGGCAATGGCACATAATGATCTATCATCTTGCAACATAACTAGTACTGGAAGCGATGATGATTGGTACTTGAACCGATCGGTTGGGCGGTCGACATACGGTCATGGAACTGTCAATAATGGACTTGAAGAGAACAACAATGCTGCCGATCATGCGGCCTATTATTCGTCATCTGCAAGTTCATTTGTCGACAGCATCTTGGACAAAGACAGAGAGCTGCATTCACAATTTCCTCCACTTTTGGATCCCTCTTTTGATTATTACTAA
- the LOC118058257 gene encoding transcription factor MYB35 isoform X1, with translation MGRPPCCDKSNVKRGLWTPEEDAKILAYVSNHGIGNWTSVPKKAGLNRCGKSCRLRWTNYLRPDLKHERFAPEEEELIIKLHKAIGSRWSLIAKKLPGRTDNDVKNYWNTKLRKMLQKMGIDPVTHKPFSQIFSDFGNISGISNTGNLNKSLNSSLMSKPGHQFSSAILTTTEPSCFKKTMEEQVQEYNPTVTHPTSWDFLAQFPVHDTKQSPLFFNEVSSCPSSSPSSSSTSTFTQSYSCQKSQAPLITPTCTFTWSEFLLSDPVFSAEFQHQQEQYDFDEMLSPTNSSTMAMAHNDLSSCNITSTGSDDDWYLNRSVGRSTYGHGTVNNGLEENNNAADHAAYYSSSASSFVDSILDKDRELHSQFPPLLDPSFDYY, from the exons ATGGGGAGACCTCCCTGCTGTGATAAATCCAACGTGAAGAGGGGCCTTTGGACGCCCGAGGAAGATGCCAAGATACTTGCTTATGTTTCCAACCATGGCATTGGCAACTGGACTTCAGTCCCCAAGAAAGCTG GACTGAACAGATGCGGGAAGAGCTGCAGGCTAAGATGGACTAATTACCTGAGGCCTGACCTTAAACATGAGAGGTTCGCTCCCGAGGAGGAGGAGCTTATTATTAAGCTGCATAAAGCGATAGGTAGCAG GTGGTCTCTGATTGCAAAGAAACTGCCTGGAAGAACAGACAATGATGTGAAGAACTATTGGAACACTAAGCTCAGGAAGATGCTTCAGAAGATGGGGATTGATCCTGTGACTCACAAACCTTTTTCACAGATTTTCTCTGACTTTGGAAACATCAGTGGCATTTCAAACACTGGAAACCTCAATAAATCCTTAAACTCCAGTTTGATGTCCAAACCTGGTCATCAATTCTCCTCTGCCATCTTAACCACTACCGAGCCTTCATGTTTCAAGAAAACCATGGAAGAGCAAGTACAGGAATACAATCCTACCGTTACTCACCCCACTTCTTGGGACTTTCTGGCTCAGTTTCCAGTCCATGACACCAAACAGTCACCACTTTTCTTCAATGAGGTCAGCTCTTgcccatcatcatcaccatcttcatcttctacTAGCACTTTCACACAGTCCTATTCCTGCCAAAAATCTCAGGCTCCATTGATCACACCCACTTGTACCTTTACGTGGAGTGAATTTCTCCTCAGCGATCCTGTTTTCTCCGCTGAATTTCAGCATCAACAAGAGCAATATGACTTCGATGAGATGTTGTCACCAACCAACTCTTCAACCATGGCAATGGCACATAATGATCTATCATCTTGCAACATAACTAGTACTGGAAGCGATGATGATTGGTACTTGAACCGATCGGTTGGGCGGTCGACATACGGTCATGGAACTGTCAATAATGGACTTGAAGAGAACAACAATGCTGCCGATCATGCGGCCTATTATTCGTCATCTGCAAGTTCATTTGTCGACAGCATCTTGGACAAAGACAGAGAGCTGCATTCACAATTTCCTCCACTTTTGGATCCCTCTTTTGATTATTACTAA